In Gemmatimonadales bacterium, the DNA window AACCGGATCATGTCGCTCACCGGCACGACGATGGTGGACAAGACGGAGTCGACGATTGTGCCGATTGGCGCGGGGACGTTCGTGCTCGATTGGCTCGATCTGCATCGCGTTCGCTGGCGAGTCTACAACACCAGCGTGGTGTCGTTCTTCCTGGCGATCGGCCGATTCCTCGATGTGATCGGTCCGAACTTCCACGACGTGAGCAAGCTGGCGGGTGACTTTGCCGGACCGCGGGCTGCTGGTGATCCGCAGGTTGTCTTCATCGAGCCGTGCTATTCGGACGCACCGTTCCTCGGAATTGAGCCGAACGACGAGCACGCTCCCCGGCCCGTCACGCAGGGCGAGCGCTTTCTGCACGATGTCTATGAGGCGCTCACCGCGAACCCGAAGCGCTGGGCGAAGACGCTGCTCATCGTGACATATGATGAGCACGGCGGATTCTTCGACCACGTCCCGCCGCTGCCGATTCGATTCACGCCGCCACCCGGCGCCCGGTTCACCGCCGGATTCGAGAGCACCGGTCCGCGGGTTCCAGGGTTGATCGTATCACCGTTCGCGGCAAGGGCCGGCGTCTGTCAGTCGCCGTTCGATCACACGTCGATCCTGCAGCTGCTCGCCGAGAAATTCACGCCAGGTGCGCCGTATTCGCCGGAAGTCGACAATCGCCGCGTGCAGGGAATCCGGAGTCTTTCCGAGGCGCTCAGTGATGTGCCGAGGGCGGACATTCCGCTTGCGCCAGCGTCGCCTGCGCCGACGACCGGGGCGGCAGGACCGTACAAGCAAGCGGTGGCACCGAGTCCGCCGCCGCCGGCTCGCGGGCCGACTGCCAACGAACTCGCCTTTCGCGACGCGAGCATCCAGTTCCTTCAGAAAGTGCCGGAAGCGGCGGCGCGATTCCCCGAGCTGGCGGAGTGGCGGACGAAGTTGCCGCCGTGAGGCGCGGCGGGGCGGCTACTTCTCGTCAGCGAAGAACTGCTCCGACCACCTGATCAGCTGCGTCTTGCCACGAACACCGACGCGCCGGGTCATTGCTGCGACGTGGTATTCGACCGTCTTGGTCGAAATGGCGAGGCGCCTGGCGATGGCGGGATACGTGTGGCCCGCACGCAAGAGCGCAAGGATGCTGCGCTGACGGTCGGACAACGTGACCGTCCCCGAGAGCGATGTTGCGCCGCCGGCGCCGCGCATCTGAAGCAGCGGCGTGAGGTAGACCCGCCCGCAGAGCGCTTCCTCGATCGCGACGCGGAGCTCGGTCGCCGCAGAATGCTTGACGACGTAGCCGATGGCGCCCGCGCGAAGCGCTTCGTCGGCGATGACTGGCTCGATGTGGCCGGTCAGG includes these proteins:
- a CDS encoding alkaline phosphatase family protein — its product is MSPALTDIDTIVIVMLENRSFDHLLGHLSYPPNGNRPDVDGIRLPLNQQAYRNLFATESYYPFLMRDGDLPADLPHERAAVSEQLAFSSVTGKYDMSGFVSAYYKSTPVNRTLTPETMGFLAADQVTISDFLAREYVVCDRWFAPIPTSTQPNRIMSLTGTTMVDKTESTIVPIGAGTFVLDWLDLHRVRWRVYNTSVVSFFLAIGRFLDVIGPNFHDVSKLAGDFAGPRAAGDPQVVFIEPCYSDAPFLGIEPNDEHAPRPVTQGERFLHDVYEALTANPKRWAKTLLIVTYDEHGGFFDHVPPLPIRFTPPPGARFTAGFESTGPRVPGLIVSPFAARAGVCQSPFDHTSILQLLAEKFTPGAPYSPEVDNRRVQGIRSLSEALSDVPRADIPLAPASPAPTTGAAGPYKQAVAPSPPPPARGPTANELAFRDASIQFLQKVPEAAARFPELAEWRTKLPP
- a CDS encoding response regulator transcription factor, which produces MASVATVLIADDQPIVAEALSASIGRWFRVVGTVTALDHLSAKIALTSPDVVLLDLAFGKTSAMKILPQLVDRHPKCRFVVLTGHIEPVIADEALRAGAIGYVVKHSAATELRVAIEEALCGRVYLTPLLQMRGAGGATSLSGTVTLSDRQRSILALLRAGHTYPAIARRLAISTKTVEYHVAAMTRRVGVRGKTQLIRWSEQFFADEK